A DNA window from Aminipila luticellarii contains the following coding sequences:
- a CDS encoding epoxyqueuosine reductase QueH, with the protein MNDKKQSSPIGQMAESYFRGDKIIILDDIKDRMKEKPKLLLHSCCGPCSTSVIERLAGSYDVTIFFYNPNITDQEEYEKRRTTQLEFIEAYNQNAMEDEKVDFIEGEFFPEEFFRMVKGLEEEPEGGKRCTQCFKLRLERTAAEAKLKGFELFGTTLTVSPHKNYLLISKIGKDLALSYGLSFLDMDFKKKAGYQRSVELSKEYGLYRQNYCGCCFSKWE; encoded by the coding sequence ATGAACGATAAAAAACAGAGCAGTCCCATAGGACAAATGGCAGAATCCTATTTTCGCGGGGATAAGATTATAATATTAGATGATATAAAGGATCGAATGAAAGAAAAACCGAAACTGTTGCTTCACAGCTGCTGCGGACCTTGCAGCACGTCTGTGATCGAAAGATTAGCGGGCAGTTACGATGTGACTATATTTTTCTATAACCCGAATATTACGGATCAAGAGGAATACGAAAAAAGAAGGACAACCCAGCTGGAATTTATTGAAGCGTATAATCAAAACGCCATGGAAGATGAGAAGGTGGATTTTATAGAAGGTGAGTTCTTTCCGGAGGAGTTTTTCCGCATGGTCAAGGGCTTGGAAGAAGAACCGGAGGGAGGAAAGCGCTGTACCCAATGCTTTAAGCTAAGGCTGGAAAGAACAGCCGCAGAAGCCAAATTAAAAGGCTTTGAGCTATTCGGAACCACGTTGACCGTAAGCCCTCATAAAAATTATCTGCTGATATCAAAAATCGGAAAAGACTTAGCGTTAAGCTACGGTCTTTCATTTCTCGATATGGATTTTAAAAAGAAGGCCGGATATCAGAGGAGTGTGGAGCTGTCTAAAGAATACGGACTGTATCGTCAGAATTACTGCGGCTGCTGCTTCTCTAAATGGGAGTAA
- a CDS encoding thymidine kinase, translating into MAQLYYRYSTMNAGKSIELIKVAYNYEERGKRVLTLVPSVDDRYGAGVITSRIGIQREAIMVADDTNILELFLSENTKQKVDCVLVDECQFLKKHHVQELVEIVDSCDVPVLAYGLKNDFRNELFEGSYYMLVYADKIEEIKTICWCGRKATMVARIVDGKFVKQGEQVVVGGNDMYVSLCRKHYNDGRLEP; encoded by the coding sequence GTGGCACAGCTTTATTATAGATACAGTACGATGAATGCAGGAAAGTCTATTGAACTGATAAAAGTAGCATATAATTATGAAGAAAGAGGAAAGCGGGTCTTGACGCTGGTTCCAAGTGTGGATGACCGCTACGGAGCAGGCGTTATTACGTCAAGGATAGGAATACAGAGAGAGGCTATAATGGTGGCAGACGATACAAATATTCTGGAATTGTTTCTGTCTGAAAATACAAAGCAAAAAGTAGATTGTGTGCTGGTAGATGAATGTCAGTTTTTAAAGAAGCACCACGTTCAGGAATTGGTGGAGATTGTAGACAGCTGTGATGTCCCGGTGTTAGCTTATGGGCTAAAAAACGATTTTAGGAATGAATTATTTGAAGGCTCCTATTACATGCTGGTGTATGCGGATAAGATAGAAGAAATAAAAACCATATGCTGGTGCGGGCGAAAAGCTACCATGGTGGCCAGAATTGTGGATGGAAAATTTGTAAAGCAAGGGGAGCAGGTCGTTGTAGGCGGAAACGACATGTACGTCTCCCTCTGCCGGAAACATTATAACGACGGAAGATTAGAGCCTTAG
- the fmt gene encoding methionyl-tRNA formyltransferase, with protein MQRKSKLKTVYMGTPEFAVPGLEALYNSGHEIGYAVTQPDKARDRGKKIQFTPVKEKALEFGIQVLQPEKVKQNKEFFEILQNYEPDLIVVAAYGKILPPEIIHLPRLGCINIHASLLPRWRGAAPMQRAVMAGDEYTGVTLMYMEEGLDTGDMIAKKSVPILRKTAAELHDELSELGGVLLSEQLPNLESGHIIREKQEESLATYAAMIFKKDGKIDFSKNPEEIERLIRGLDSWPGAYSFYRGQMIKVWGAEALEKPCEAAYGTIVNVSDGGIEVSAGGKTLLITVIQVPGKKRVKVSDYLKGNNVNIGELFEQAD; from the coding sequence ATGCAGAGGAAGAGTAAATTAAAAACGGTTTATATGGGAACCCCGGAATTTGCGGTGCCCGGCTTGGAAGCTCTCTATAACAGCGGGCATGAAATAGGCTATGCGGTGACTCAGCCGGACAAGGCCAGGGACAGAGGTAAAAAAATACAGTTTACACCTGTGAAGGAAAAAGCCCTGGAGTTTGGAATTCAGGTCCTGCAGCCGGAGAAGGTCAAGCAGAACAAGGAATTCTTCGAAATTTTGCAAAACTATGAACCAGATTTGATCGTGGTAGCCGCTTATGGGAAGATCCTACCTCCGGAAATCATTCATCTGCCAAGGCTTGGATGTATCAACATACATGCTTCCCTTCTTCCCAGATGGAGAGGGGCAGCCCCTATGCAGAGGGCTGTTATGGCAGGAGATGAATACACGGGTGTTACGCTCATGTACATGGAGGAAGGTCTGGATACCGGAGATATGATTGCTAAGAAATCAGTTCCGATTCTCCGAAAGACTGCTGCTGAGCTTCACGACGAGCTTTCAGAACTGGGAGGCGTGCTGCTTTCAGAGCAGCTCCCAAATCTGGAATCCGGTCACATTATCCGGGAGAAGCAAGAGGAAAGTCTGGCTACTTATGCGGCTATGATTTTTAAGAAGGATGGGAAAATTGACTTTTCCAAAAATCCGGAAGAAATAGAAAGACTGATTCGTGGATTGGACTCATGGCCCGGTGCATATAGCTTTTATAGAGGACAAATGATAAAGGTATGGGGAGCAGAGGCTCTGGAGAAACCCTGTGAAGCTGCGTACGGAACGATTGTAAACGTTTCAGACGGAGGAATAGAGGTTTCGGCAGGAGGAAAGACTCTGCTGATAACGGTTATTCAGGTACCGGGAAAAAAGAGAGTGAAGGTCTCTGATTATTTAAAGGGAAATAACGTGAACATTGGGGAATTATTTGAACAAGCAGATTAG
- the priA gene encoding replication restart helicase PriA: MKYVNVAIDNNNDNTDNLYTYGSDADNIAVGNKVLVPFARGNRFKTGYVFEVMDSLGEEIKGLKYIESVDEEISLSAEMMDTCRWMRKRYLCRYIDGINCFTPVGNASKRGKKRVPYKNMEGDKSPIKELTAEQTAALEVMDPYIKKQQHDIFLIHGVTGSGKTEIYIRLIDSVLESGRNAIVMVPEISLTTQVIERFIGRFGQEKIAVLHSRLSQGERYDEWVRIRTGQVRIVIGARSAVFAPLDHIGIIIMDEEHESTYKSDMSPKYDTLEVAIKRAKNFNGLVVLGSATPSVVSTYRAEQGIYKKVVLKERYNQVALPQIEIVDMREELKSGNKSIFSRLLYNEMQACLKENQQVILFLNRRGYSTFISCRECGYVMKCPECGISLTYHKAENAAVCHYCGKTEPLPAVCPECGSKYIRHFGTGTEKVEEITAEMFPDYPIARLDLDTIKRKGSVDKIINDFRRGKTKILIGTQLVAKGLDFKNVGLVGIISADVMLNIPDYRAAETTFQLVTQAAGRAGRGDKKGRVVIQTYSSEHYSILAAAEQDYKAFYDTELLLRKSMLYPPFSDIVQVVVTAKKEQICMAGAQEIWNRVKAGLGEEFKYHIFDPQPLMINNQKEHYRYHILIKCPKGRRGKCLSAINRIKKQINTGKKQQFTVSVDINPY, encoded by the coding sequence ATGAAATACGTAAATGTAGCTATTGATAACAACAACGATAATACGGATAATTTATATACCTATGGCTCCGATGCGGACAATATTGCGGTTGGAAACAAGGTCTTGGTACCGTTTGCCCGAGGAAACCGTTTCAAAACGGGATATGTTTTTGAGGTCATGGATTCTCTCGGGGAAGAAATAAAAGGGTTGAAATATATAGAAAGCGTGGATGAGGAAATCAGCCTTTCGGCAGAAATGATGGATACTTGCCGATGGATGAGAAAAAGATACCTGTGCAGATATATAGATGGAATTAACTGTTTCACACCGGTAGGAAATGCTTCTAAGCGGGGCAAAAAAAGGGTGCCCTATAAAAATATGGAGGGGGATAAAAGCCCCATAAAAGAATTGACCGCAGAACAGACTGCTGCTCTTGAGGTCATGGATCCATACATAAAAAAGCAGCAGCACGACATTTTCTTGATACATGGTGTGACCGGAAGCGGAAAGACCGAAATCTATATAAGGTTGATTGATTCCGTGCTGGAAAGCGGCAGAAATGCTATTGTAATGGTTCCTGAAATTTCTCTGACAACTCAGGTGATTGAGAGGTTTATCGGGCGGTTCGGTCAGGAAAAAATAGCGGTTCTTCATAGCAGACTTTCCCAAGGAGAGCGGTATGATGAATGGGTACGGATCCGAACGGGCCAGGTGAGAATTGTAATAGGTGCCAGGTCGGCGGTATTTGCACCGCTGGATCATATCGGTATTATTATCATGGATGAAGAACATGAATCTACTTATAAATCAGACATGTCACCCAAATACGATACCTTGGAAGTGGCCATTAAAAGAGCCAAAAATTTCAACGGACTGGTGGTACTGGGAAGTGCCACCCCTTCGGTGGTATCCACATACAGGGCAGAACAGGGAATCTATAAGAAGGTCGTGCTAAAGGAACGATACAATCAGGTCGCTCTTCCCCAGATAGAAATTGTGGATATGCGAGAGGAGCTGAAATCGGGGAATAAATCGATTTTCAGCAGGCTGCTGTATAACGAGATGCAGGCGTGCCTGAAAGAAAATCAACAGGTGATTTTATTCCTCAATAGGCGGGGCTATTCGACTTTTATTTCTTGCAGGGAATGCGGATATGTAATGAAATGTCCGGAATGCGGAATTTCTCTCACGTATCATAAGGCAGAAAATGCTGCGGTATGTCACTACTGCGGAAAAACGGAACCGCTTCCGGCTGTATGTCCGGAGTGCGGCAGCAAATATATACGGCATTTCGGAACGGGGACGGAAAAGGTGGAGGAGATCACCGCCGAGATGTTCCCGGATTACCCCATAGCAAGGCTGGATTTGGATACTATAAAGCGAAAAGGCAGTGTAGATAAAATCATAAATGATTTCAGAAGGGGTAAAACTAAGATTTTGATAGGAACTCAGCTTGTAGCGAAGGGACTGGATTTTAAAAACGTAGGTCTGGTGGGCATTATCTCGGCAGATGTCATGTTGAATATTCCGGATTACCGGGCAGCAGAGACAACCTTTCAACTGGTAACACAGGCTGCCGGAAGGGCAGGACGGGGAGATAAGAAAGGAAGGGTCGTGATCCAGACGTACAGCTCCGAGCATTATAGTATCCTGGCTGCCGCGGAACAGGATTATAAAGCCTTTTATGATACGGAGCTTTTATTGAGAAAGAGTATGCTGTATCCGCCTTTCAGCGACATTGTACAAGTTGTGGTGACGGCTAAGAAGGAACAGATCTGTATGGCAGGAGCCCAAGAAATATGGAACCGGGTAAAAGCGGGTTTAGGCGAAGAGTTCAAATATCATATCTTTGATCCGCAACCGCTGATGATTAATAATCAAAAAGAACATTACCGCTATCACATTTTGATTAAATGCCCGAAAGGCAGGCGGGGCAAGTGCTTATCGGCAATAAATAGGATAAAAAAACAGATTAATACGGGAAAAAAACAACAGTTCACTGTTTCGGTGGATATAAACCCTTATTAG
- a CDS encoding TIGR01212 family radical SAM protein (This family includes YhcC from E. coli K-12, an uncharacterized radical SAM protein.), translating to MKTITCDAENPINSIGLYLKKYFGKKTIKLSLDGGFTCPNRDGSKGWGGCIFCSADGSGDFASTIPDQIRLLSKKWPDSNHLAYFQNHTNTYAPVWELREKYTSVLNEPGISGIAIATRPDCLSDEVYELLEEINQKTFLWVELGLQTIHEQTSERINRCYPLSVYDQAVKRLRELNIRTVVHLIFGLPGESKQDMLDSVRYVCNDEIFGLKMHMLNVVKGSQMEKLYPSYVSFGSIEEYVHLVVDALEIIPPDITIHRMSADAPRPILISPEWSYRKRTILNGIHQELRNRNSWQGKKCQL from the coding sequence ATGAAAACAATTACTTGCGATGCCGAAAATCCAATAAACAGCATTGGCTTATATTTAAAAAAATATTTTGGGAAAAAAACAATCAAGCTTTCTTTAGACGGTGGGTTCACCTGCCCCAACAGAGACGGCAGCAAGGGCTGGGGGGGCTGCATATTTTGTTCTGCTGACGGCTCAGGCGATTTTGCAAGTACGATTCCTGATCAGATCCGGCTTTTATCTAAAAAATGGCCTGACAGCAATCATTTAGCCTATTTTCAAAATCATACCAATACCTATGCGCCCGTATGGGAGCTTCGCGAAAAATATACTTCCGTTTTGAATGAACCGGGCATTTCCGGTATCGCCATCGCCACACGGCCGGACTGTCTGTCTGACGAAGTATATGAATTGTTGGAGGAAATCAATCAAAAAACATTTTTGTGGGTAGAATTAGGACTACAGACCATTCACGAACAGACATCGGAGCGGATTAACCGCTGTTATCCGCTGAGCGTGTACGATCAAGCTGTGAAAAGACTTAGGGAACTGAATATAAGGACAGTCGTGCATCTCATTTTTGGACTTCCGGGCGAGTCAAAACAAGATATGCTGGATTCCGTAAGATATGTCTGCAACGATGAAATATTTGGCTTAAAAATGCATATGCTTAACGTGGTTAAGGGTTCACAAATGGAAAAGCTATATCCAAGCTATGTCTCCTTTGGCAGTATCGAAGAATACGTCCATTTAGTCGTAGATGCCTTGGAAATCATCCCTCCGGATATTACAATCCACCGAATGAGCGCAGACGCACCAAGACCCATTCTCATCTCCCCGGAATGGAGCTATCGAAAACGCACCATTCTCAACGGCATACATCAGGAACTAAGAAACAGAAACAGCTGGCAGGGAAAAAAATGCCAGCTCTAA
- a CDS encoding zinc metallopeptidase produces the protein MWYFDPTVMLLIPAMIFAFYAQGRVRSAYRKYASVRNRRGITGAQAARMILDNNGLRDVRIEMVNGTLSDHYDPRTRVMRLSPRVYNEPSIASVSIAAHESGHAIQHAELYVPLKLRNGIVPIANVASMLSWPLMIIGILVANAGNYAKGNLIMDIGILFFASVVLFHAVTLPVEFNASSRAVKQLEHLGIVYEEERSGARRVLSAAAMTYVAALATAVANLLRLLVLRERNQ, from the coding sequence ATGTGGTATTTTGATCCGACTGTCATGTTGCTTATACCGGCTATGATCTTTGCATTTTATGCCCAAGGCAGAGTAAGATCCGCCTATAGGAAATATGCAAGTGTCAGGAACAGAAGGGGTATAACAGGTGCACAAGCGGCACGAATGATTTTAGATAATAATGGGCTTCGGGATGTACGGATTGAGATGGTAAACGGAACTCTTTCAGATCATTATGATCCGAGAACGAGAGTGATGAGGCTGTCTCCCAGAGTATATAACGAGCCGTCCATTGCTTCGGTAAGCATCGCGGCTCATGAGTCCGGCCATGCGATTCAGCATGCGGAGCTTTACGTGCCCCTTAAGCTTCGAAACGGGATTGTCCCTATAGCGAATGTTGCTTCTATGCTGTCTTGGCCGCTTATGATTATCGGTATCTTGGTGGCTAATGCAGGTAATTATGCGAAGGGCAATCTTATAATGGATATAGGCATTTTGTTTTTTGCTTCCGTTGTTTTATTTCACGCTGTAACGCTGCCGGTTGAATTCAATGCCAGCAGCAGAGCTGTAAAACAATTGGAACATCTGGGCATTGTGTATGAAGAGGAAAGATCCGGTGCCAGAAGAGTATTGTCTGCTGCTGCGATGACTTACGTTGCCGCTCTTGCTACTGCAGTTGCAAACTTATTACGATTACTTGTGTTAAGAGAAAGGAATCAATAA
- the def gene encoding peptide deformylase codes for MALRNIVVEGDEILRKKCREVTEIDDRIRIILDDMIDTMRAYNGVGIAAPQVGIMKRMFVIEVEEGDVIELINPEIIETKGSAWEDEGCLSIPGMIGTVERPEYVKIKGLDRFGNEVVYEAEGYKAVAFCHENDHLDGILYIDKAKDIRDAEEE; via the coding sequence ATGGCTTTAAGAAATATTGTAGTAGAGGGCGATGAAATTTTAAGGAAAAAATGCCGGGAGGTTACGGAAATAGATGATCGCATCCGAATTATTTTAGATGATATGATTGATACGATGCGGGCATATAATGGGGTAGGTATCGCAGCACCTCAGGTAGGAATTATGAAAAGGATGTTTGTTATTGAAGTCGAAGAGGGCGATGTAATAGAATTGATAAATCCTGAGATAATAGAAACAAAGGGATCTGCCTGGGAAGATGAAGGCTGTCTGAGCATACCGGGGATGATCGGTACCGTTGAGCGACCCGAATATGTAAAGATAAAAGGACTGGATCGTTTCGGAAACGAAGTCGTTTATGAAGCGGAGGGGTATAAGGCTGTTGCTTTTTGTCATGAAAACGACCATTTAGATGGTATTTTATATATTGATAAAGCAAAGGATATAAGAGATGCAGAGGAAGAGTAA
- the rsmB gene encoding 16S rRNA (cytosine(967)-C(5))-methyltransferase RsmB: protein MDANRKTAYYALMDVETKSSYSNLALNHQIILGKPSSPSFVRGLVYGVLENKILLDHIIEHFITSDIDKLKTSDLVILRMGIYQLGYMNSVPEYAAVNESVVLAKKFCKGREGFINGVLRSYIRNRHAVPMPDRSEDQIKYLSIKYSCLEWIVEMWIDQYGVETTEQILKYSQGNPGLCIRVNTLKTGKEDLMRRLTEKGFEVKESQICDSALLVTKGNRLLEDSLYKSGLFSVQDESSMKTVEMMDPKPGEMVVDVCAAPGGKTLAAAERMSNRGQIIATDIYLRKLTLINKEADRLGVSIVKTWPWDATKVDSELLEKADRVLADVPCSGLGVIRRKPEIKYKKRLNEFDSLPIKQLEILKVASKYVKRGGILQYSTCTINKQENEEVIKEFLKKNKSFSIVEERQFMPHIDRTDGFYVCKMVRSDSLI from the coding sequence ATGGATGCAAACAGAAAGACTGCTTATTATGCGCTGATGGATGTGGAGACTAAAAGCTCCTATTCAAACCTTGCGCTGAATCATCAGATTATCTTGGGAAAACCGAGTTCTCCTTCCTTTGTCAGGGGACTGGTCTATGGAGTGCTGGAAAATAAGATATTGCTGGATCATATTATTGAACATTTTATTACCAGCGATATAGATAAACTGAAAACCAGCGATTTGGTTATTCTTAGAATGGGTATATATCAGCTTGGTTATATGAATTCGGTTCCGGAATATGCGGCGGTCAACGAAAGCGTCGTGCTGGCAAAAAAATTCTGCAAGGGGAGAGAGGGCTTTATAAACGGTGTTTTGCGTTCTTATATCCGAAACAGGCATGCCGTACCGATGCCTGACCGCAGTGAGGATCAGATCAAATATTTATCCATTAAGTATTCTTGTCTGGAATGGATCGTTGAAATGTGGATCGATCAATACGGAGTGGAAACTACGGAGCAAATATTGAAATATTCTCAGGGCAATCCGGGATTGTGTATTCGAGTCAACACGTTGAAAACCGGAAAAGAAGACTTGATGCGCAGACTGACAGAAAAAGGATTTGAAGTAAAGGAAAGCCAGATTTGTGACAGCGCACTACTGGTCACAAAAGGAAACCGTCTTTTAGAAGATTCCCTGTATAAAAGCGGACTGTTTTCCGTTCAGGACGAGAGTTCGATGAAAACCGTAGAAATGATGGATCCGAAGCCCGGGGAAATGGTGGTGGACGTTTGTGCGGCACCGGGAGGAAAAACCTTGGCGGCAGCAGAACGAATGAGCAATCGGGGGCAGATTATTGCTACGGATATTTATTTGAGAAAACTGACCCTCATCAATAAAGAAGCCGATAGGCTGGGGGTTTCTATTGTAAAGACATGGCCATGGGATGCGACAAAGGTAGATTCCGAGCTGCTGGAAAAAGCAGACAGGGTTCTTGCAGATGTACCGTGTTCCGGACTTGGAGTCATCCGACGAAAGCCGGAAATAAAATATAAAAAGAGACTGAATGAATTTGACAGTTTACCGATAAAACAATTAGAAATTCTTAAAGTGGCTTCCAAGTATGTAAAAAGAGGGGGAATCCTTCAATACAGTACCTGCACCATTAATAAGCAGGAAAATGAAGAGGTCATCAAAGAATTTTTAAAGAAGAATAAGAGTTTCAGTATTGTTGAAGAGCGCCAGTTTATGCCGCATATAGACCGTACAGATGGATTTTATGTGTGTAAAATGGTCAGAAGTGACAGCTTAATTTAG